Proteins found in one bacterium genomic segment:
- a CDS encoding HEPN domain-containing protein encodes MDKTIIDTLYEENQVLDEYLIRHDEISLRSNFDSNFRKTLLLSIASYFEYLIKNHILEFAEEQARAAEPLIEFLKNKAIERQYHTYFQWDARNANAFFGLFGSGFKDFMREEIAKDTELQASISAFVELGQVRNQLVHQNYATFPMDKTVQEIYDLYKKALLFVDAFPKKLRVYLNNINSKID; translated from the coding sequence ATGGATAAGACTATCATTGACACGCTGTATGAGGAAAATCAAGTCCTGGATGAATATCTGATAAGACATGACGAAATCTCTTTGCGGAGTAATTTTGATAGTAATTTTAGAAAAACATTGTTGTTATCTATAGCTAGTTACTTTGAGTATTTAATTAAGAATCACATTTTAGAATTTGCAGAAGAACAAGCTAGGGCTGCAGAACCTCTCATTGAATTTTTAAAGAATAAGGCTATCGAACGCCAGTATCATACGTATTTTCAGTGGGATGCAAGGAATGCTAATGCGTTTTTTGGATTATTTGGAAGTGGTTTTAAGGATTTTATGAGAGAAGAAATCGCGAAGGACACTGAACTCCAAGCTTCGATTAGTGCTTTTGTAGAATTAGGTCAGGTTCGAAACCAATTGGTTCACCAAAATTACGCAACGTTTCCAATGGATAAAACTGTACAAGAGATCTATGATCTTTACAAAAAAGCTCTACTATTTGTTGATGCATTTCCTAAAAAACTGCGTGTATATCTAAATAATATAAATAGTAAGATAGATTAA
- a CDS encoding NAD(P)/FAD-dependent oxidoreductase, translated as MDYDVVIIGAGLSGLAAGIRLAHFGRRVCILEKHSRAGGLNSFFPFQGRILDVGLHAMTNYVPRSAKSAPLTRILRQLRLSYDDFHLCPQRISRIVFPEKELAFTNDFQFLIQEIADKFPSQVDGFLKLTGSLAGYDDLSRGGESVFARTALKQFLSDPLLIEMLLCPVMFYGNSRADDMDFAQFSILFRSIFNEGFARPRHGMRQVLQLLVDKFRDAGGELRTGCRVHKLHIHRDQVAEIHLADSRMMRAKVIISSIGIPETRALCSSWPAGAREPEPGELTFVESVLLLDCLPLQSLEFEDTVLFSNDTENFVYRKPDTLIDLSSGVICCPNNYQLNEPMPEGIIRLTHLANFDLWNRLGEEEYQMQKKCCLHESVQRAERFIPGLGQHIAAQDTFTPRTVQRFTGRQNGAVYGSPDKVNDGRTDIRNLFICGTDQGLVGIVGALLSGITIANRWVLY; from the coding sequence ATGGATTACGATGTCGTCATCATCGGTGCCGGGCTGTCCGGCCTGGCTGCGGGGATCCGGCTGGCCCATTTTGGCCGGCGGGTCTGCATCCTGGAAAAACACAGCAGGGCAGGGGGATTGAATTCCTTCTTTCCTTTTCAGGGGCGTATCCTGGACGTTGGCCTGCATGCTATGACCAACTATGTGCCCCGATCGGCAAAATCAGCCCCTCTGACCAGGATACTGCGACAGCTTCGGCTATCCTATGATGATTTCCATCTCTGCCCTCAGCGGATTTCCCGCATCGTTTTTCCGGAGAAGGAACTGGCATTTACCAATGATTTTCAGTTCCTGATCCAGGAAATCGCCGATAAGTTCCCCAGCCAGGTTGATGGCTTTTTAAAACTTACCGGCTCTTTAGCCGGGTATGATGACCTCTCACGAGGAGGAGAATCGGTTTTCGCCCGAACGGCCCTGAAGCAATTCTTGTCCGACCCTCTCCTGATTGAAATGCTTCTGTGCCCGGTGATGTTTTACGGGAATTCAAGGGCTGATGACATGGACTTTGCCCAATTTTCCATTCTCTTCAGAAGTATCTTTAATGAAGGATTTGCCCGCCCGCGGCATGGCATGCGGCAGGTGCTTCAGCTACTGGTTGATAAATTCCGGGATGCCGGTGGAGAGCTGCGAACGGGGTGCAGGGTTCACAAACTCCACATTCATCGTGACCAGGTAGCTGAGATTCACCTGGCTGATAGCCGGATGATGCGGGCCAAAGTCATCATCTCAAGTATCGGAATTCCCGAAACACGGGCACTGTGCTCCTCCTGGCCTGCGGGAGCCAGAGAGCCAGAGCCGGGAGAGTTAACCTTTGTTGAATCCGTTCTGCTGCTTGATTGTTTACCTTTACAGTCCCTCGAGTTTGAGGACACGGTTCTTTTCTCCAATGACACTGAAAACTTTGTCTACCGGAAGCCGGATACCCTGATTGATCTGTCAAGCGGTGTGATCTGCTGTCCCAATAATTACCAATTGAATGAGCCGATGCCCGAAGGAATAATCCGTCTCACCCATCTGGCCAATTTCGATCTCTGGAACAGGCTGGGGGAGGAGGAATACCAGATGCAGAAAAAGTGCTGCCTGCACGAGTCGGTACAGAGAGCAGAACGGTTTATTCCCGGACTTGGGCAGCATATCGCAGCCCAGGACACCTTTACTCCCAGGACGGTTCAGCGATTTACCGGCAGACAAAACGGTGCGGTCTATGGATCGCCGGACAAGGTGAACGATGGCCGGACAGATATCAGAAATCTTTTTATTTGTGGCACAGATCAGGGGCTGGTGGGGATTGTCGGAGCTTTGCTCAGCGGCATTACCATAGCCAACCGATGGGTTTTGTATTAA